TTACATTGAATCCACAAACAAAACAGGATTCTTCAATGTTAGAAACAACTAAAGCCCTCTAATAAAAAACAAACTCCCTCTTCTATTGCAAAAAGAAATTAGAAAAAAAATTTTTTAATATAAAGCATTTAATACATGAACCTTTTTCTGCTGACTGTTATTTCGCTTGTTCCTTTTCCCAGGCCAAAAGCGCTCTTTTCAAAAAACCCTGATTTTGATCGATGTATTTTTTGGCAACCTCCACGCTTTCGTTGGTCTTGGCGATAAAAATGGCTGTTTTTACGTGTCCCTTGGCAATCTTCAAACATTCGCTGGCCCTGTCATAATCAACGTTCGCGGCCATCATGATGATTCTTTTTGAGCGTTCGACCAGTTTTTTATTATTTTGCTGAAGATCGATCATCATGTTTTCGTAAACCTTACCCAGCTTGATCATCGAAACGCTGGTAATCATATTCAATATCATTTTCGTTGCCGTTCCGGCCTTTAAACGTGTTGATCCCATAATCACTTCCGGACCAGGCACCGGACAAATAGCCACATCCACATCATACTGCAAATCTTTTCTGGGATTACAAACAACAACAATGGTTTTAGCGCCGCGTTTACGCGCCTCTTTAATCGCCCCAACCACATAAGGCGTGCGTCTGCTTGCCGCAATTCCACACACCACATCTTTTTCTGTCACATTTAATTCGGCTACATCCTGAGCGCCGTACTCCTCGTGATCTTCATACCCTTCCACTGCAATGGTTAAAGCCTTGTATCCGCCGGCAATTCTGCCAACAACCATTCCCGGATCAACGCCAAAAGTTGGCGGACATTCGACCGCATCCAGCACACCCAGACGTCCCGATGTTCCAGCTCCAAAATAACACAATCTTCCGCCATTTTTAAAGGCCTCCGTTACAATTTCAACAGCCTGTGCAATATAAGGCAGTTCTTTTTCCACGGCATAGGCTACTTTTTTATCCTCTTCATTAAATACCCGAACGGCATCCAGAGTATCCATCATATCAATTTCCATTGAATTCGGATTTCTACTTTCTGTAACCAGACCAGAAAGTTCCTCAAAAAGTTTTTTTTCATCCATAAAGCTTCTCCACTTTTACCAGACATTTATTTTTCAGATAATCTTCTATCATTAAATCTTTATCAAACCTCCATGCACTAAGACGAAATTCTTTCAACAAAGTCCCGTCCAACTCATCCATAAAATCAAGACCTTTAATGGTCAACAATCTGACTCCTCTTTCAAGATGAGGACGCACCAGCGTAATTAATTCTCCCAATGGAGCTACCGCCCTGGCAACAATCCAATCAAATTCATCTCTCGCTCCTTCCACAAACTTTTCATAGCGTTCACAAACCACATGCGCATCAACCTCCAATTCCGCACAGACCCGTCGAAGAAAAAGCGTTTTTTTTCTGGATGAATCCAGCAAAACCAACTTCCACTGTGGTTCGACAATCGCCAGCACAATTCCTGGCAACCCTGCGCCCGTTCCAACATCCAGAATCCGCAAAACTCCATGTTCAGAGAACCGACTCAAATACTTTTCAAAAAACAAAGAAGGGATAATATGGCGTTCAACGACACGCTCCACATCGTTTTTTGAGATCAGATGCACCTTGCGATTCCACTCTTTAATCAATTGCGCATAAGCCAGCAACCGCTCAACCTGAACCCTATCAATATGAATATCCAGGCGTTGTAGGTATTCTTTTAAAAGATTTATGTTTTGTTCCACGTGAAACATCAAATATATTTTTGTTTAGTTAAATAGATTAATAACACCGAGATGTCCGCCGGCTTCACACCTGAAATCCTGGCGGCCTGACCCAGATTTTCGGGTTTTATCTTTGATAATTTCTCCCTGGATTCAGCAGACAGCGCGCTTATTTTTTGATAATCGAGATCTTCTGGCAGGCGCTGATCTTCTAACTCTTTTAGCTTTTCTATCAATCGTTTTTGACGCTGCAGATACCCCTCGTACTTAATATTGTACTCCACTTCGTTGATTGCGTCGGTTAAAAAGTTCTGATCGGTTAATAAAGGCAATATTTCTTTGAGTTTCA
This sequence is a window from Caldithrix abyssi DSM 13497. Protein-coding genes within it:
- the murQ gene encoding N-acetylmuramic acid 6-phosphate etherase, with protein sequence MDEKKLFEELSGLVTESRNPNSMEIDMMDTLDAVRVFNEEDKKVAYAVEKELPYIAQAVEIVTEAFKNGGRLCYFGAGTSGRLGVLDAVECPPTFGVDPGMVVGRIAGGYKALTIAVEGYEDHEEYGAQDVAELNVTEKDVVCGIAASRRTPYVVGAIKEARKRGAKTIVVVCNPRKDLQYDVDVAICPVPGPEVIMGSTRLKAGTATKMILNMITSVSMIKLGKVYENMMIDLQQNNKKLVERSKRIIMMAANVDYDRASECLKIAKGHVKTAIFIAKTNESVEVAKKYIDQNQGFLKRALLAWEKEQAK
- the rsmG gene encoding 16S rRNA (guanine(527)-N(7))-methyltransferase RsmG, producing MFHVEQNINLLKEYLQRLDIHIDRVQVERLLAYAQLIKEWNRKVHLISKNDVERVVERHIIPSLFFEKYLSRFSEHGVLRILDVGTGAGLPGIVLAIVEPQWKLVLLDSSRKKTLFLRRVCAELEVDAHVVCERYEKFVEGARDEFDWIVARAVAPLGELITLVRPHLERGVRLLTIKGLDFMDELDGTLLKEFRLSAWRFDKDLMIEDYLKNKCLVKVEKLYG